The Lepeophtheirus salmonis chromosome 3, UVic_Lsal_1.4, whole genome shotgun sequence genomic interval CAGTTTCTCTAATGCTCATAAACCTAGTGGAAAAAACTGTTTTCTCTCCGGACTAAGCTCTGACTCCATCCATTACAGAGCCAAACCTAAAAAGTCATGGAATGTATacgttttgataaaaaatgatgaacaaGGTTGTGGAAAACTTGGGCCAAATATCAATTTGTCTCAAACAGAGGAAATTTACAAGAGAACAGAAAGAACaggtagatttttttaatgttgagaCCGAAGAAAAGCATAAAACtcttatacttaaatttaattctCTTTATAATAGGTTGTTTCAAGGCCTTGCGATATGGATATTCTTTCAACTCATCCACAAAATTTCTAGCCAAAAATCGGTATGAATGCCTCATAGCTTGTAAGAGGGCATTAACTAGCTGCCAGACTCTCAGTTTCATGTAcgataatgaatttaaatatcgccatttgcataattttaatatgtaattgttTATACATTATAGATCCAACCCCTATGAGGATGAGTTAATGTGCATCTGGAGTTCGAACACTATTTCTGAACTACAAGAAAGGCTGCAAATATTTGGAGAGACGTATGGTGAGATTTTGTCTTATATTGAAGATTGTCATGTATCTCAAACAATCAATAAGAGGCAAAGACAACCCAAAGATTTGACAGACTCTTCTATTCACTTGTCATAAAAGTATGCATTGTTTCAAATGCCTaccaactcatattttattttatcaataataggaattaatttgagtgttgaaatttatatccttgtttttattttgaaatacatttatttaaataaacaagacATTAAGTAGTCTCttaatacataaatgattatactctatatttttttatttaaaaaaaaggagcaatATGTAAGTTTCACGTACTTATCTAGGGATATCAACTACAAttccataaaaagaaaaagccaAGACGAATTTGGCATTGatgtttattgttatttgttcaattattttgaaatagtgGTAAGTCCCTCTCGAGCTAAATCTGCTTAAAAATCCTTCTCTAATCGTTCCTTATTTATCCGCAATTTATTCAgttaaatataccaaattaACTTTGAATCCTTTATAAGTATAATCAGGGGTCGAGTTGTAAAATCAAAGCAAGGGGGAATTTCAACGATGGATTctgattattgaataaatgagTATGTATCCAGGATATTCGGACCCACCATCTAGTGGCTCTCCTCcctcttaaatttattttttataaatcatatttgatgGGGCTTGgttcgttttattttatttactttataaaatatttttttttaaccacaaTGGAATCAATAAGAAACCTTATCCAAGATGATCTTGCGATGTATCCTTACAAATTGAATAGGCAACAGCACCTGTCAAGCAAGGTCAAGGCTAAAAGACCTGAGAGAAGTAATGTCATTCTTCAAAAGCTGTGGACTGGCACGCTTCCCAACATTGTGCTCAAAAgtgagaagattttcactgtggaACAGCCTTTCAACCCCCAAAATGATCGGATTCGGGACAAAATAAGGTAAGCTGGGTGACCATGGAGCAAACAGAGTGTAGAAGCAACAGTCTGTGATGGTTTGGGTGGCCGTAACAGAGACAGGGAAGTCCTTCTTAATGTTTGTACTGGCCCGGGTGGAGATCAACACCAAGGATTACATCAGCACCATCCTGGAGGAAGGTCTTTTTCCAAGGGGGCACCATGCAAGTCCTTTCTAGGGAGACTTAGTGCTGTAGTCAAGGCTAAGGGTGACCATTTTGAATGAAAGTTATTTCAcatgtttttgaaacttttgtaCGCAAATACTTTCAAACTTGTATTAAGTGATTAGGTAagagaaactaaaaaaacaactgcCTAGTGCAAGTGATGACCTCTTAAACCAGGTTTCcaattttgtaacaattctaaatttgaaaaccgGGTGACAGAACGTTAGACCAGCTTTGCCTGATATCTTTTAAacgaaataattataacaaggattctattatgaaaaagtttttcactAGGGACAAACTCCAAATTTACTGAATATATTGAGATGTAGTCGTTGTAATATGGATTTTTACCGTTctcaaaaaaatgtctttattcatgtttttttctaCAGAACAAAGGAacggaaaaaaagtaaatgaatgaACAACGAAGGAAACTTTAGAGAAAATGAAACAATCCACAAACCAAGAAACGCAAAAAAGGTGAACGGTACAAGTCTGTCATATACACTAAATTTTATGCACATGACTGTCTTGAAACATACTTACGTAGAATctagtttaaaaatactttctggataatatgtatgttcacgtgatttttatgttttaaatattcatcagCATGAATCATGATTCACCCAAAATTCAATATGATggattttcataacttttttgtttagaacttttgttttttatttcttatattaaacttataaaactTCCGGGtgacattaaaaatacttttagataACCAAccatcttatttaaaaaaatactttgctgATATTGatctttatatgtatttaataaaatgatgcAAACTTAATGCTCCAGTCCTATTCATGCTTTGAGGTATTTCATGTTCTTACAATATGGATATTCTTTCATCTTATACATAGATTTTCAAACCAAAGATTCCTATAAATTTGGAATGAGTGATTTATTAGCAAACGGAAAACTTTGATCCGTTAAAGACAGtttgaaaacaataatcaatcaatttttcccAGTTGTTTGTGATGTATAATTTTAAGAGCAGTAATTATGTTCcagtaattttataattatgattcattATCGCATTCAAGCTCAATCTTGTAacctttcaataattttgtaatactgACCCAGAGATAATAAATCGTTTATTGCAAATCTTCGTCTTTATTTTTCCAACACCAATCCTTTTATATAATCAAGTAAGAGAATAATCTATACTGAACTATTGTGCCCTCCAAGATTTGTTTTGATGAtcttaaattttgattgatCATTGACTTATTGATCTTTTTCATTTTCACTCCTTTTGAAAAAGGGCCCTAAtcgtaaataaattatttttgcagtgtcttttttttatttaacagcCTCATCACTCTGACCTATTTGGGTTTAGTAAACAAAAGTagctataatattaattttaaaaccaaattaattaaataaaggatactaaatatttaagaatagaGATAGCAGGGCAGCCCACaaacgcatgaagtgtgttattatatagttttccacagtccttgcgACTTTTATTCTGGCAATTAGCTGAGACTCAGAACTCGTTTCTACGGTTAAAGTTACGTGATCTGCacacaaatcaataatatgctgAGATCCCTCAAACCTAACCCAAAAGCCTCTTTATCTCTTTGTAGCACCCAAAAAGAGTTCTTCGATTGCAGTTATGAAAATAAGTGGAGTTGAGGGGTATCCATGACGACAGATCGTTTCTAAGATGATTGGCTGGCTTTTTAGTCCATCCTATGAGATCGTCAAAGTGCCGTACAGGATTAAAAAACGTTTCGGAAGAAACTTTTTTACAGATCTAAGAATTTGCCTAAGTGAAATAGAGTCGAAAGCTTTGAATAAGTCTACTCCTATTATTGCTCCAAACTTCTTCCTACTTTCCACTCTGTCAATTGCAGCTTGAATATTGCGTGAAAAATCTGcaaattttcctattctttaaaaatcattttggttcaatcccaatttttttttgttgagaattggTTGCAACTGTTTAGGCAATACTCAAAAAGGAatcctatataattaattgagaaCAGTAATTGGTCTCCAATAGCTATAGTTTGTTCCATCTCCTTTTTTCAGAATCAATGCAATTCTTCCTTTTGTCTATGATTTGGGTAGTTGTCCAAACTTTTCCATAGAAcgtccaatttttaaaagatacggGATGACTTTATCGCTAAAATTCGAATAAACTTTACCCGAGACTCCATCTGGACCACAGGCTTCATCATCCTTATAATACTTTCCTATAAAGTTAGAAATAATATCTTTGAATAAGATATTATTCACTTGAGCAATGGAAATTACCTCTCTTTTCGGAAAGTGGTTTCTTTTTGTGCtaataatgttttggaaatggAAGTGAACGTAGTCTAACATATCTACCGGTTTGGAAATAACTTTTCCTTCAtgaataattgtcaaaaatgtcaaaaataataccCTCGTCGTTCTGGTGCAGATAAaccttatataaatttaaaaaaagttatagggcCAGTCTTTTCATTTAACGAGAAtacaagattaatatttttacacccCTCAGCTATTTTCATAGGGAGACCATGTATAAATTTTAGTATATCTACACATACATCTACAGAAGGctattcttttttagaaaaatagttatttgtttggtgaaattttttcaatcttgttgtcaaaaaataaatttaaggtcTTTTCTCGAGTTGTCactcctttcaaaatattttttacatttctggAACAGTCCGTTGTTTTAATGTGACTGATGTCTAcagtaaagattttttccctaaatggcgtcttcttttttataaaataaatttctttatcttaaacggccttttatttttattaattaaatggcGAACTTTTTGCTCCCtataaaataccaatttttcagtaaagtatcatttcatacatagttgttatgtttttttctaatattttttccttcttccccACATCATAGGTAGGGATATAATTTTTGGAGAGCTCGAGGAGAAAGCGGGGCAAATTTTATGGTTTTGATAAATAAGACCTATATGAAAATATAGAGAGGATACattcttaatttcaaatattaggtcgttttggtcatttttaactacatacattctgaacaataaggaaataatttaaataggctattttaattttaaagggaGAGGTTGTCCTTAGTTTTATGTTAATAGCGCAACTTTtcattcaaaacaagtatttacggtGTAGAAGACCCGGAGGTACAAAATCATTGAATTTGCTTGCACGGGTCACAGTCCAGCGTAAATGAAGAACATACTCAgatatccaaagagcacagtctacgacgtctacaaTCGCTGGAAGGAGGAAGGGACATATAAAGGGAAATCCCACAAGCCCTGGAGTTATAAAAAACGCACTGCTATATTTCTAGTAGACCTGAAACGTTCCTTGAAGTCATCTCCTGGGACTCCCGTTAACGTTCTTGCCAAAAAAGCGACAAGTAAGCCGTGCAATAGTCTCCACGACCTTAAACACTTACttgaggatgaagtcatactACCTCTACGAAAGACACATCATTACAGACAAAATAAAGGCCACCTGGGATGCCCACGGAACAAAACtgctgaacgatttgaagtGCTGTGGTAAttgaatcatcttttattcagatgagaaacaatggactgttgAGAGATCCCACAACATCTGGAATGACAAATGGTTGGCCACAGAGAAAACTATTACcccccacgtctttaaaaccaagcTTCCGGCTAGTATAATGACCCTTCGGATCTTTTAGCCAGGGGAGAGGCTGGGTGCCGATAGATAATGTGAAATTATGTCTGGCCAaatgataccttggatgaaagctgatgCACATAGAGTCCAGTTCatgtttcaacaagactcgaGTCCCTCTCACAAGGCCtacaagacccaaaacttgtttaaaaaagagaatGTGTTATTTTGACATCCCCAAAACTGGCCCGCCAACTCCCCCTTATATGAATCCATGCattacttcttttagggggAGTTAGAAAGGAAGGTATCTGCCAATTTAACCAACAGCATCCACTCCTTGAAAGCATCCATAATCAACTACTAAAACAAAGTCTCCCCCTTCGGAAGTggtcaaggcctgcaaatccTTTGTCCTCGGTTCGAGCGAATGATTATCAAAAATGGCATACACATATAGTGAACTATTTTCTAGTTTAATAagtacttgtaaataaaatttcaaacctctacttgcttcccTGATTTACCAGGATGCTGATAAAGGAAGATCCTAATTTACCTGAACCACCCTGTAGGATTAGTAAAATTATAGTATagatatagttattttattatacatttttaaagcaatttatacTAAAGATAGGCAAGAAATTttctttcagagggagatgttaataCCATTaccattttacaaatattattactttattatgcatttttaaagtaaacttAAGATAATTGAGAATTCTTTCTTCAGtgacaaaaagataaaagagTACATCCACcaaccttttttctatttttctattttgtccACAACAGTCCCATACTGATTCAAAAGATTATACATGTAAATGACCCAATTaaaggtataaataataaatttaaatttaaaagtatttttaaacaaaatttaacgGAATGTATTTTGAGGAGTCAAAAATTCATGAGAGGGATGACACACACATTTGATTGGGGTTACCTTTTCAAACCACgtttctacatttattttaatcctGTGCTTTCATTAATATGTCGTAACTAGTTATTTACACAGGCAGATAACGTTTGTAATGCCAAATagtattcaaaaactttttattttttatttttccaccCCTCTTTCTTCAATATGTATCTAGTTGaggaattgattttattatcttttttgtattaGACTTTATTGGAATGCATTGAAAAGTTTACAATACATATATCTTGTAAATAACGTAATATAAGgtacatgaaaaaattaattaaaacatatcaactggcaaaaataaaaaagacttgtataaaataaaacacgaTTAGGAGTATTTAGAAAggcataaataaatatccagAAGGAACACTTATAGGTCGTGATTAAatattgtgtttgtttttttcattcgaACATTCGcattaagtttaaatatatataaaattccatcaagattttatttttatcttacgCAATTTATGGACGATATATagagtttttataatatttacatccttttttgcattatttatatggaaaaaaagtatTCGTTCCCCCAGAAGATGTCCTGTCTacttcaaattgattttattatcctttatttttttttctactttctgTACCTGTGATGGTTTTATGAGAAACtctgcattttattatttcatattaaaaccttcattaaattaaataattcataacattaaacattgaatacatatatgtacactgaaaaattacatgttttaaattttttatgatttacgTACTGAATTATATAGACTCTAATGATGCACAAAGTTTCTTTTAGCCCACGATTCAGGCAGTGTATTTCCCAATTATACAACCCCCAGCTAcaccataaattaatttgttacttACTTAAAATTTTGCGCTGTTTGTTGCAGGTCAGATTGGGCTACGGAATACCAAAAAGTCCGACTCCCAGACTATTAAAAACTAATCAGCGGTGGATTAGTGATAATGGTAAAATGAGAATTGAGTATAAATGTGTAAGACTAGCTTTAAACTTATtcttccatcaaaaaaaaaaaaaaaaatatcaaaaatagtagTTAAGTTTTACAGTATTTGTAAACTGTAAacttgtaactgatctaatgaaactaacagctaagctgctcgaATGATCTGTTCTACAGGCTCTTCAAATTTTTCAGGGAtctctttttgatttttggcttctttttttttaatttccccaaaatagacaaaattttcatcacaatttatgtagtatttctttttttattcataagggAATCATTTAGCATCCTCATATTATTGTATGAAAAGTGGTGAATAggaacaatatttatattttttagtaaattcaCTTTTATAAATCAGTCAGTAGTATTAAGTCATTGGAGTTTGAAACTGACTTAGCCGATATGagttgaatttcatgaaaattataCTAATGTTGTAAATCAAAGACAtttttagtatgaaaaaaaaaagaaaccgaaaaataacAAGTtaaccctgaccatttgaagaatattttggaaaggagcagcttagctatcttAACGTTTATTAGATTTGCTGTCAGCAGCCTTGAGACTTAGGAAAAAATCACAAACCCCACTCCATATTAGTAAAGAAATAGACAAGATAaggagtggaatttgtgtttatatccATTTTATCTTAGCTATTTGCAGCTAATCCAAGGAAtcccatgacagctaagttactctcctccaaaatattctgtTAATTATGAAGGTGAACAgattaattttcggtttcttataattaatcctaccggaaaattatatttttttaaa includes:
- the LOC121114486 gene encoding uncharacterized protein, with the translated sequence MKSAMVHLTLTLFVISSFICSNSATNYNSDCVRKAKDQYSHSISDVILSLRTSNLKNCVKSCQFNRLCNSLSFSNAHKPSGKNCFLSGLSSDSIHYRAKPKKSWNVYVLIKNDEQGCGKLGPNINLSQTEEIYKRTERTGCFKALRYGYSFNSSTKFLAKNRYECLIACKRALTSCQTLSFISNPYEDELMCIWSSNTISELQERLQIFGETYGEILSYIEDCHVSQTINKRQRQPKDLTDSSIHLS